A window from Bombus fervidus isolate BK054 chromosome 12, iyBomFerv1, whole genome shotgun sequence encodes these proteins:
- the LOC139992959 gene encoding uncharacterized protein isoform X1 translates to MSSASTGGTEGSSPASSPASATSLTMAAPKYGTLVPNRIFVGGISANTSVEELAELFSSYGNVKATKIIADRAGVSKGYGFVTFETEEEAKRLQQESECIVLRERKLNIAPAIKKQPFNRSLDGGSGSPPSVPTSTYYYPNGMGLTYQNGMTFYNTTAPTPTTPIAPPTDPATIYQATGVFGPQAAGHQTFTPVMYPCPAPSLYMPQQYQYSPMPYECYAGAVAAGAHQYLYPTNNSQNSTSGGNSNSGSGNNGTGATSPPTGPPQPIPSLPPPPPTHFYPPAAPPPHHHPPVPAGPAPPQMDHIYYPFAAGPHPPPPPHASMGLTDQQLLLLPTDASCQQTSSSDGQVAPQEDSRSTSSHSEQAHGETQAASGSATPLVSLMPVKFPMSGRYTNYHPIAIHTANLYSSQTCLNETDDCSGNQMHCRAIVYHPAAVYIPHTHTSPFHNASGGTSLLPTPPSISQQLFDSSNKNQCFNSRDYTKSGNVNGQNNYSKSQNHGIALSHQNPFFRAQNVGNSQPYKHSNIDGSYKYTTPAMSSRFSMQYSKKAVGSNVGSPASFVAQKSSENYNQKSFGSNTTSGQPYSCTNTQKMFNPAANFDYANGRKTNSGGDQYFENATKPSNYPSRKNTTNYRNNGVIAGQTDGGNNSNSQSNDKYVTNIENENSNSQGVQGTENSSSEKPVSPPPAPYSPMTRPLPTLSPPTSQVQFYNPAQNRYQPSLAPSQHQQQPQQSNTQRRYTIAPALTASRKPTEKYANSNSQAATTTMLRQNKYKVNGIIQAGNKVADDSLGGAGDAPPGVGRMPITPPGTPRTHPGHPAGDQGQLSDACHQMQALTL, encoded by the exons ATG AGTTCGGCATCAACGGGTGGTACTGAGGGGTCTAGTCCAGCCTCTAGCCCTGCCTCAGCAACAAGTCTCACAATGGCTGCACCAAAATATGGTACCTTGGTTCCAAATCGCATCTTTGTAGGCGGTATTTCAGCTAATACCAGTGTAGAAGAACTTGCTGAGCTTTTCTCATCTTATGGCAATGTAAAGGCTACAAAAATAATTGCTGACCGCGCTGGTGTTTCCAAAGGTTATGGATTTGTTACATTTGAAACTGAGGAAGAAGCTAAAAGACTTCAGCAAGAG tCTGAATGCATTGTATTaagggaaagaaaattaaatatagcaCCTGCAATTAAAAAACAACCTTTCAATAGATCTTTGGATGGTGGTTCTGGCTCGCCACCCTCTGTGCCTACTAGTACTTACTATTACCCAAATG GTATGGGGTTGACATACCAAAATGGCATGACATTTTATAACACAACAGCTCCAACACCAACGACACCAATTGCTCCACCAACCGATCCAGCAACTATTTATCAAGCTACTGGAGTGTTCG GACCACAAGCTGCTGGTCATCAAACTTTCACGCCTGTGATGTACCCGTGTCCTGCTCCATCTCTTTACATGCCACAACAATATCAGTATTCGCCTATGCCG TACGAGTGTTATGCAGGGGCAGTCGCCGCCGGAGCTCATCAGTACTTGTATCCAACGAATAACTCGCAGAACAGCACGAGTGGCGGTAACAGTAATTCCGGAAGTGGTAACAATGGCACAGGGGCGACCAGTCCACCAACGGGTCCTCCACAGCCAATTCCATCTTTACCCCCTCCGCCACCGACGCATTTCTATCCTCCTGCCGCTCCACCACCGCATCATCATCCACCGGTGCCTGCAGGTCCTGCACCTCCCCAGATGGACCACATTTATTATCCGTTCGCAGCTGGGCCCCATCCACCTCCTCCACCGCATGCATCCATGGGATTGACCGATCAGCAGCTATTACTTCTCCCTACTGATGCCTCATGTCAACAAACGTCTTCATCTGATGGTCAGGTTGCTCCTCAGGAG GATTCTCGTTCGACATCAAGCCACTCGGAGCAAGCACATGGTGAAACACAGGCTGCTTCAGGGTCAGCCACACCCTTGGTGTCCTTAATGCCCGTGAAATTTCCCATGTCCGGTCGTTACACCAATTATCATCCAATCGCGATACACACCGCTAACTTGTACAGTTCCCAGACATGTTTAAATGAAACTGACGATTGCAGTGGCAATCAGATGCATTGCAGGGCAATCGTGTATCATCCGGCAGCCGTTTACATTCCTCACACGCATACATCTCCATTTCATAACGCATCCGGTGGTACCAGCCTGTTGCCGACACCTCCGTCAATATCACAACAGTTATTCGATTCTTCGAACAAGAATCAGTGTTTCAATTCCAGAGATTACACGAAATCCGGGAACGTGAACGGCCAAAATAACTATTCGAAATCGCAGAATCACGGGATCGCGTTGTCTCATCAGAATCCGTTCTTTCGAGCTCAAAATGTAGGGAATTCTCAACCGTACAAGCATAGTAATATAGATGGAAGCTATAAGTACACGACGCCGGCGATGAGCTCGCGATTCTCCATGCAGTATAGCAAAAAGGCGGTTGGCTCGAACGTGGGCTCCCCGGCTTCCTTCGTAGCACAAAAGTCATCAGAGAATTACAACCAAAAATCGTTTGGTTCAAATACAACCAGCGGTCAGCCATATAGTTGCACGAATACacagaaaatgtttaatcCAGCGGCGAATTTCGATTACGCGAACGGCCGTAAGACTAATAGCGGCGGTGATCAGTATTTCGAGAACGCAACAAAACCGAGTAACTATCCCAGCCGTAAAAATACGACGAACTATAGAAACAACGGGGTGATCGCCGGACAAACCGATGGAGGTAATAATTCCAATAGTCAGTCAAATGATAAATACGTGACTAATATCGAAAACGAGAACAGTAATTCGCAGGGTGTGCAAGGGACGGAGAATAGTAGTTCGGAGAAGCCGGTGAGCCCACCGCCAGCGCCCTATTCGCCCATGACAAGACCCCTTCCAACTTTGTCACCACCCACCTCCCAGGTCCAGTTCTACAATCCGGCGCAAAACCGCTATCAGCCATCCTTAGCCCCGTCCCAGCATCAGCAGCAGCCACAACAGTCGAACACTCAACGTCGGTACACCATCGCTCCTGCGTTGACCGCGAGCAGAAAACCGACGGAGAAGTACGCCAATTCCAATTCCCAGGCAGCTACCACAACGATGTTACGGCAGAACAAGTACAAGGTCAATGGAATAATACAGGCCGGTAACAAAGTAGCGGACGATAGTCTTGGAGGAGCCGGTGATGCTCCACCAGGCGTTGGAAGAATGCCGATAACACCACCCGGAACGCCAAGGACTCATCCGGGTCATCCTGCTGGCGACCAAGGTCAGCTGAGCGACGCGTGCCATCAGATGCAAGCTCTGACCCTTTAA
- the LOC139992959 gene encoding uncharacterized protein isoform X2, producing MAAPKYGTLVPNRIFVGGISANTSVEELAELFSSYGNVKATKIIADRAGVSKGYGFVTFETEEEAKRLQQESECIVLRERKLNIAPAIKKQPFNRSLDGGSGSPPSVPTSTYYYPNGMGLTYQNGMTFYNTTAPTPTTPIAPPTDPATIYQATGVFGPQAAGHQTFTPVMYPCPAPSLYMPQQYQYSPMPYECYAGAVAAGAHQYLYPTNNSQNSTSGGNSNSGSGNNGTGATSPPTGPPQPIPSLPPPPPTHFYPPAAPPPHHHPPVPAGPAPPQMDHIYYPFAAGPHPPPPPHASMGLTDQQLLLLPTDASCQQTSSSDGQVAPQEDSRSTSSHSEQAHGETQAASGSATPLVSLMPVKFPMSGRYTNYHPIAIHTANLYSSQTCLNETDDCSGNQMHCRAIVYHPAAVYIPHTHTSPFHNASGGTSLLPTPPSISQQLFDSSNKNQCFNSRDYTKSGNVNGQNNYSKSQNHGIALSHQNPFFRAQNVGNSQPYKHSNIDGSYKYTTPAMSSRFSMQYSKKAVGSNVGSPASFVAQKSSENYNQKSFGSNTTSGQPYSCTNTQKMFNPAANFDYANGRKTNSGGDQYFENATKPSNYPSRKNTTNYRNNGVIAGQTDGGNNSNSQSNDKYVTNIENENSNSQGVQGTENSSSEKPVSPPPAPYSPMTRPLPTLSPPTSQVQFYNPAQNRYQPSLAPSQHQQQPQQSNTQRRYTIAPALTASRKPTEKYANSNSQAATTTMLRQNKYKVNGIIQAGNKVADDSLGGAGDAPPGVGRMPITPPGTPRTHPGHPAGDQGQLSDACHQMQALTL from the exons ATGGCTGCACCAAAATATGGTACCTTGGTTCCAAATCGCATCTTTGTAGGCGGTATTTCAGCTAATACCAGTGTAGAAGAACTTGCTGAGCTTTTCTCATCTTATGGCAATGTAAAGGCTACAAAAATAATTGCTGACCGCGCTGGTGTTTCCAAAGGTTATGGATTTGTTACATTTGAAACTGAGGAAGAAGCTAAAAGACTTCAGCAAGAG tCTGAATGCATTGTATTaagggaaagaaaattaaatatagcaCCTGCAATTAAAAAACAACCTTTCAATAGATCTTTGGATGGTGGTTCTGGCTCGCCACCCTCTGTGCCTACTAGTACTTACTATTACCCAAATG GTATGGGGTTGACATACCAAAATGGCATGACATTTTATAACACAACAGCTCCAACACCAACGACACCAATTGCTCCACCAACCGATCCAGCAACTATTTATCAAGCTACTGGAGTGTTCG GACCACAAGCTGCTGGTCATCAAACTTTCACGCCTGTGATGTACCCGTGTCCTGCTCCATCTCTTTACATGCCACAACAATATCAGTATTCGCCTATGCCG TACGAGTGTTATGCAGGGGCAGTCGCCGCCGGAGCTCATCAGTACTTGTATCCAACGAATAACTCGCAGAACAGCACGAGTGGCGGTAACAGTAATTCCGGAAGTGGTAACAATGGCACAGGGGCGACCAGTCCACCAACGGGTCCTCCACAGCCAATTCCATCTTTACCCCCTCCGCCACCGACGCATTTCTATCCTCCTGCCGCTCCACCACCGCATCATCATCCACCGGTGCCTGCAGGTCCTGCACCTCCCCAGATGGACCACATTTATTATCCGTTCGCAGCTGGGCCCCATCCACCTCCTCCACCGCATGCATCCATGGGATTGACCGATCAGCAGCTATTACTTCTCCCTACTGATGCCTCATGTCAACAAACGTCTTCATCTGATGGTCAGGTTGCTCCTCAGGAG GATTCTCGTTCGACATCAAGCCACTCGGAGCAAGCACATGGTGAAACACAGGCTGCTTCAGGGTCAGCCACACCCTTGGTGTCCTTAATGCCCGTGAAATTTCCCATGTCCGGTCGTTACACCAATTATCATCCAATCGCGATACACACCGCTAACTTGTACAGTTCCCAGACATGTTTAAATGAAACTGACGATTGCAGTGGCAATCAGATGCATTGCAGGGCAATCGTGTATCATCCGGCAGCCGTTTACATTCCTCACACGCATACATCTCCATTTCATAACGCATCCGGTGGTACCAGCCTGTTGCCGACACCTCCGTCAATATCACAACAGTTATTCGATTCTTCGAACAAGAATCAGTGTTTCAATTCCAGAGATTACACGAAATCCGGGAACGTGAACGGCCAAAATAACTATTCGAAATCGCAGAATCACGGGATCGCGTTGTCTCATCAGAATCCGTTCTTTCGAGCTCAAAATGTAGGGAATTCTCAACCGTACAAGCATAGTAATATAGATGGAAGCTATAAGTACACGACGCCGGCGATGAGCTCGCGATTCTCCATGCAGTATAGCAAAAAGGCGGTTGGCTCGAACGTGGGCTCCCCGGCTTCCTTCGTAGCACAAAAGTCATCAGAGAATTACAACCAAAAATCGTTTGGTTCAAATACAACCAGCGGTCAGCCATATAGTTGCACGAATACacagaaaatgtttaatcCAGCGGCGAATTTCGATTACGCGAACGGCCGTAAGACTAATAGCGGCGGTGATCAGTATTTCGAGAACGCAACAAAACCGAGTAACTATCCCAGCCGTAAAAATACGACGAACTATAGAAACAACGGGGTGATCGCCGGACAAACCGATGGAGGTAATAATTCCAATAGTCAGTCAAATGATAAATACGTGACTAATATCGAAAACGAGAACAGTAATTCGCAGGGTGTGCAAGGGACGGAGAATAGTAGTTCGGAGAAGCCGGTGAGCCCACCGCCAGCGCCCTATTCGCCCATGACAAGACCCCTTCCAACTTTGTCACCACCCACCTCCCAGGTCCAGTTCTACAATCCGGCGCAAAACCGCTATCAGCCATCCTTAGCCCCGTCCCAGCATCAGCAGCAGCCACAACAGTCGAACACTCAACGTCGGTACACCATCGCTCCTGCGTTGACCGCGAGCAGAAAACCGACGGAGAAGTACGCCAATTCCAATTCCCAGGCAGCTACCACAACGATGTTACGGCAGAACAAGTACAAGGTCAATGGAATAATACAGGCCGGTAACAAAGTAGCGGACGATAGTCTTGGAGGAGCCGGTGATGCTCCACCAGGCGTTGGAAGAATGCCGATAACACCACCCGGAACGCCAAGGACTCATCCGGGTCATCCTGCTGGCGACCAAGGTCAGCTGAGCGACGCGTGCCATCAGATGCAAGCTCTGACCCTTTAA
- the Zyx gene encoding lipoma-preferred partner zyxin: MSNVSNLEQQIANLQINHGDGIKTIKSGKKVGPAVPPKPKKSQPQIPQSYTIKAASVPSYSTVLNNSGQNEKSSNLYVNSPSPYVPLNIEKNDFSLPSTANGKDVPKNYQNNENFYVHQSDEKFEPKYGYDEKNHYSNIGNMPAPQVPVEDHSRSTRNIVYSNIDPPISIPVNKTAKTEKDIIYSNIQWNSKPENTYCNIPSALNNDDLPPPPEPSEYVPCVPGSSFPPPPEELPPPPSPVSSSYSELRRATYQTDFPPDNYPNDIYGPSSQSSSTYESIYEPINPRPPSQLSCNYSMYSGYGSATSTQPQGKVSPVKEVDVLTDLLVQGMEDNAEDSDIYGICAQCGRKVEGEGTGCSAMDKVFHIDCFCCYVCKVNLQGKPFYSLENKPYCEEDYLNTLEKCCVCTRPILDRILRATGKPYHPSCFTCVVCGQSLDGIPFTVDATNQIHCIECFHKKFAPRCCVCKLPIMPEPGQEETVRVVALDRSFHIQCYKCEDCGLVLSSDSEGRGCYPLDDHVLCKSCNATRVQALTSHMTTEL, translated from the exons ATGTCTAACGTTAGTAATTTAGAACAGCAAATtgcaaatttacaaattaatcaTGGCGATGGCATTAAAACCATCAAGTCTGGGAAAAAAGTGGGACCAGCTGTACCTCCGAAACCAAAAAAATCACAACCACAG atACCACAAAGTTATACTATAAAGGCTGCATCAGTGCCATCATATAGTACAGTACTTAATAATTCTGgccaaaatgaaaaatcatcaAATTTATACGTGAATTCTCCTTCACCATATGTGCCACtaaatatagagaaaaatgACTTTTCATTACCATCCACTGCGAATGGAAAAGATGTTCCTAAAAACTATCAGAACAATGAGAATTTTTATGTGCACCAATCAGATGAGAAATTTGAACCAAAATATGGATATGATGAAAAGAatcattattcaaatattggTAATATGCCTGCTCCTCAAGTTCCAGTTGAAGATCACTCAAGATCAACAAGAAATAtcgtatatagtaatatagaTCCTCCAATATCTATACCAGTTAATAAGACAGCTAAAACTGAAAAAGACATTATCTACAGCAATATTCAATGGAATTCTAAACCAGAAAATACATATTGTAACATTCCTTCTGCACTCAATAATG atGACTTACCACCACCACCAGAACCTTCAGAATATGTACCATGTGTGCCGGGTAGTTCCTTCCCGCCACCACCGGAAGAATTACCGCCTCCGCCAAGTCCTGTGTCATCTAGTTATAGCGAACTTAGACGCGCTACTTATCAAACTGATTTTCCACCTGACAATTACCCAAATGATATTTATGGTCCAAGTTCACAATCCAGTTCTACATATGAATCTATATACGAACCAATTAATCCTAGACCACCGTCGCAATTATCTTGCAATTATTCCATGTACTCTGGTTATGGATCTGCTACATCTACTCAGCCCCAAGGAAAAGTCTCTCCAGTTAAGGAA gtGGACGTTTTGACTGATTTGTTAGTTCAAGGAATGGAAGATAACGCTGAAGACAGTGATATATATGGGATTTGTGCCCAGTGTGGCCGCAAAGTTGAAGGCGAAGGTACCGGTTGTTCCGCGATGGATAAGGTTTTCCATATTGACTGCTTCTGTTGTTATGTTTGTAAGGTTAACCTACAAGGTAAACCCTTCTATTCACTGGAAAATAAACCCTATTGCGAGGAAGATTATTTGAATACTTTGGAAAAGTGCTGCGTTTGCACTAGACCAATACTCGATAGAATATTAAGAGCCACAGGTAAACCTTATCATCCATCCTGTTTTACATGTGTTGTTTGCGGGCAAAGTTTGGATGGTATACCATTTACGGTAGACGCTACAAATCAGATTCATTGCATAGAATGTTTCCACAA GAAATTTGCACCTCGTTGTTGCGTTTGTAAGTTACCGATTATGCCAGAACCAGGACAAGAGGAAACTGTGCGCGTTGTAGCATTAGATCGTAGTTTTCATATTCAGTGTTACAAATGCGAGGATTGTGGGTTGGTCTTATCCTCTGATTCCGAGGGACGTGGATGCTATCCTTTGGATGACCATGTATTATGCAAAAGCTGTAATGCTACTCGTGTGCAAGCATTAACGTCACATATGACGACTGAATTATAA
- the Mvl gene encoding solute carrier family member malvolio isoform X1: MELIPLKKSLLPEGSYQYTMQNSYIIEPENDSIFATASHVHQEEMQNNKRANENTCLTPNNNQTYFADEKVHIPETENGFFSFRKLWAFTGPGFLMSIAYLDPGNIESDLQSGVAAKYKLLWVLLSATILGLIMQRLSARLGVVTGLHLAEMCYRQYKKVPRMILWIMIEIAIIGSDMQEVIGTAIALSLLTNKAIPIWGGVLITIIDTFTFLLLDKYGLRKLELFFGFLITVMAVTFGYEYIVSAPPQNEVISGIFIPWYKDYDRNMLLQAVGIVGAVIMPHNLYLHSALVKSRDIDRKESKKVNEANMYYFIEACIALLVSFIINVFVVAVFADGLFNKTNLEVYNLCEANNYTVGMDTFEKDNTTISVDLNKGGIFLGCAFGAAAMYIWAVGIFAAGQSSTMTGTYAGQFAMEGFLNLQWARWKRVLFTRMIAIIPTFLVAFFSDIDNLTDMNNILNAIMTLQLPFATLPTIAFTSSPKIMGTFRNGLTSKIVTTTLSAVVIAINIYFVIDTVRDLPHHWAVIVAITIYSILYLLFCLYLTIHMAVSMGASSLGNHWFVKRYIGSPVSTTLGLSNPAIYARSNPAFNIQENWSGSFNSIPEY, from the exons ATGGAGCTTATACCATTAAAAAAGTCATTATTACCTG AGGGATCTTATCAATATACCATGCAGAATAGTTATATTATCGAGCCTGAGAATGATTCAATATTCGCAACAGCATCTCATGTGCATCAGGAAGAAATGCAGAATAATAAGAGAGCAAATGAAAACACCTGTTTGACACCCAATAACAATCAGACGTACTTTGCTGATGAAAAAGTTCACATACCAGAAACAGAAAAT GGTTTCTTtagttttagaaaattatggGCTTTCACAGGTCCTGGATTCTTAATGTCCATAGCTTATTTAGATCCTGGAAATATTGAATCTGATTTGCAATCTGGCGTAGCTGCCAAATATAAG TTATTATGGGTATTGTTAAGTGCAACCATTCTTGGCCTTATTATGCAAAGATTAAGTGCAAGGCTTGGTGTGGTAACAGGTTTGCATTTGGCAGAAATGTGTTACAGACAATATAAAAAGGTACCCAGAATGATTTTATGGATAATGATAGAAATAGCCATAATTGGCAGTGACATGCAAGAAGTAATAGGGACAGCTATTGCTTTAtctttattaacaaataaagc GATTCCTATATGGGGTGGTGTTCTTATTACGATAATTGacacttttacatttttattattggaCAAATATGGCTTAAGGAAATTAGAACTCTTTTTTGGATTTCTTATTACAGTAATGGCTGTCACATTTGGATATgag taCATTGTTTCTGCCCCACCTCAAAATGAAGTGATAAGtggaatatttataccttGGTATAAAGATTATGACAGAAATATGTTGTTACAAGCTGTAGGAATTGTTGGTGCAGTTATCATGCCACATAACTTATATCTTCACAGTGCTCTTGTTAAA TCAAGAGACATTGACCGTAAAGAATCCAAAAAAGTGAATGAGGCAAATATGTATTACTTCATTGAGGCATGCATTGCACTTCTGGtatcttttataattaacgTATTTGTTGTCGCGGTATTTGCGGATGGTCTTTTTAACAAGACTAATTTAGAAGTT taCAATCTGTGTGAGGCTAACAATTATACCGTAGGAATGGATACATTTGag aaaGATAATACAACCATCTCAGTAGACCTTAACAAGGGTGGCATATTTTTGGGCTGTGCCTTTGGTGCAGCAGCAATGTATATTTGGGCTGTCGGTATTTTTGCTGCTGGCCAATCTTCCACGATGACAGGAACGTATGCCGGACAATTTGCAATGGAAGGATTTTTAAATCTTCAGTGGGCTCGTTGGAAGCGAGTACTTTTCACGCGAATGATCGCTATCATTCCAACCTTCCTTGTCGCATTCTTTAGTGACATTGATAATCTAACTGacatgaataatattttgaacgCAATTATGACTCTTCAGTTACCTTTTGCAACCCTGCCAACGATAGCATTTACTAGTAGTCCTAAAATTATGGGTACATTTCGAAACGGATT aaCTAGTAAAATTGTGACGACAACATTATCCGCTGTTGTAAtagctataaatatatattttgtaatagatACTGTCCGAGATTTGCCACATCACTGGGCGGTAATAGTTGCAATTAcaatatattctattttatatcttctatTTTGTCTTTATTTAACCATTCATATGGCTGTGAGTATGGGCGCATCTTCTCTTGGTAACCATTGG TtcgtaaaaagatatattggAAGTCCTGTAAGTACAACACTTGGATTATCAAACCCTGCAATATATGCAAG GTCTAATCCGGCATTTAACATCCAAGAAAATTGGTCTGGAAGCTTTAACTCGATACCGGAATACTGA
- the Mvl gene encoding solute carrier family member malvolio isoform X2: MQNSYIIEPENDSIFATASHVHQEEMQNNKRANENTCLTPNNNQTYFADEKVHIPETENGFFSFRKLWAFTGPGFLMSIAYLDPGNIESDLQSGVAAKYKLLWVLLSATILGLIMQRLSARLGVVTGLHLAEMCYRQYKKVPRMILWIMIEIAIIGSDMQEVIGTAIALSLLTNKAIPIWGGVLITIIDTFTFLLLDKYGLRKLELFFGFLITVMAVTFGYEYIVSAPPQNEVISGIFIPWYKDYDRNMLLQAVGIVGAVIMPHNLYLHSALVKSRDIDRKESKKVNEANMYYFIEACIALLVSFIINVFVVAVFADGLFNKTNLEVYNLCEANNYTVGMDTFEKDNTTISVDLNKGGIFLGCAFGAAAMYIWAVGIFAAGQSSTMTGTYAGQFAMEGFLNLQWARWKRVLFTRMIAIIPTFLVAFFSDIDNLTDMNNILNAIMTLQLPFATLPTIAFTSSPKIMGTFRNGLTSKIVTTTLSAVVIAINIYFVIDTVRDLPHHWAVIVAITIYSILYLLFCLYLTIHMAVSMGASSLGNHWFVKRYIGSPVSTTLGLSNPAIYARSNPAFNIQENWSGSFNSIPEY; this comes from the exons ATGCAGAATAGTTATATTATCGAGCCTGAGAATGATTCAATATTCGCAACAGCATCTCATGTGCATCAGGAAGAAATGCAGAATAATAAGAGAGCAAATGAAAACACCTGTTTGACACCCAATAACAATCAGACGTACTTTGCTGATGAAAAAGTTCACATACCAGAAACAGAAAAT GGTTTCTTtagttttagaaaattatggGCTTTCACAGGTCCTGGATTCTTAATGTCCATAGCTTATTTAGATCCTGGAAATATTGAATCTGATTTGCAATCTGGCGTAGCTGCCAAATATAAG TTATTATGGGTATTGTTAAGTGCAACCATTCTTGGCCTTATTATGCAAAGATTAAGTGCAAGGCTTGGTGTGGTAACAGGTTTGCATTTGGCAGAAATGTGTTACAGACAATATAAAAAGGTACCCAGAATGATTTTATGGATAATGATAGAAATAGCCATAATTGGCAGTGACATGCAAGAAGTAATAGGGACAGCTATTGCTTTAtctttattaacaaataaagc GATTCCTATATGGGGTGGTGTTCTTATTACGATAATTGacacttttacatttttattattggaCAAATATGGCTTAAGGAAATTAGAACTCTTTTTTGGATTTCTTATTACAGTAATGGCTGTCACATTTGGATATgag taCATTGTTTCTGCCCCACCTCAAAATGAAGTGATAAGtggaatatttataccttGGTATAAAGATTATGACAGAAATATGTTGTTACAAGCTGTAGGAATTGTTGGTGCAGTTATCATGCCACATAACTTATATCTTCACAGTGCTCTTGTTAAA TCAAGAGACATTGACCGTAAAGAATCCAAAAAAGTGAATGAGGCAAATATGTATTACTTCATTGAGGCATGCATTGCACTTCTGGtatcttttataattaacgTATTTGTTGTCGCGGTATTTGCGGATGGTCTTTTTAACAAGACTAATTTAGAAGTT taCAATCTGTGTGAGGCTAACAATTATACCGTAGGAATGGATACATTTGag aaaGATAATACAACCATCTCAGTAGACCTTAACAAGGGTGGCATATTTTTGGGCTGTGCCTTTGGTGCAGCAGCAATGTATATTTGGGCTGTCGGTATTTTTGCTGCTGGCCAATCTTCCACGATGACAGGAACGTATGCCGGACAATTTGCAATGGAAGGATTTTTAAATCTTCAGTGGGCTCGTTGGAAGCGAGTACTTTTCACGCGAATGATCGCTATCATTCCAACCTTCCTTGTCGCATTCTTTAGTGACATTGATAATCTAACTGacatgaataatattttgaacgCAATTATGACTCTTCAGTTACCTTTTGCAACCCTGCCAACGATAGCATTTACTAGTAGTCCTAAAATTATGGGTACATTTCGAAACGGATT aaCTAGTAAAATTGTGACGACAACATTATCCGCTGTTGTAAtagctataaatatatattttgtaatagatACTGTCCGAGATTTGCCACATCACTGGGCGGTAATAGTTGCAATTAcaatatattctattttatatcttctatTTTGTCTTTATTTAACCATTCATATGGCTGTGAGTATGGGCGCATCTTCTCTTGGTAACCATTGG TtcgtaaaaagatatattggAAGTCCTGTAAGTACAACACTTGGATTATCAAACCCTGCAATATATGCAAG GTCTAATCCGGCATTTAACATCCAAGAAAATTGGTCTGGAAGCTTTAACTCGATACCGGAATACTGA